A genomic segment from Marmota flaviventris isolate mMarFla1 chromosome 7, mMarFla1.hap1, whole genome shotgun sequence encodes:
- the Lrrc66 gene encoding leucine-rich repeat-containing protein 66 — MKNFYFRVITIVIGVFFTGTRENPSRKSSILFNSEYQSNKYLLTNCSTGKHELPMDSSQTAATVNVSFSFFRVLLQSHMIKEEWKIKHLDLPDSLIWKMTLSPLTHLHALEILNLSNSAIHSISLDLSSPHSSPKKHQRSSFQNELLFPKVLILQRNKLTDTPKGLWKLKSLQSLDLSFNGILQIGLSDFHNCLQLENLYLKSNKIFKIHPEAFKDLKKLQVVDLSNNALTTVLPMMIIALEFPHLEVDLTDNQWQCDDRVTFFQSFISESWRRKWNILCNKSVGNEKAHLEIPKSRISREIHIPPIDLNHMKSLIRNKAARPQGGASVRFSTLRKEAHTGSDLREIQGQLPRVGRNARDVQASGRKEDASQDLILAICLSVFITFFVAFCLGAFTRPYVDRLWQQRCWHKSPGSDNAYSNEGFYDEIEAAGSTQHPRTDLHQALHVPKLCENQHFFLVTEPSPRATVIPDRTLGSSRKEPGSLQSTEQCRANTGAASRNDNMFPNSSATHFTLCRHPNAHNDELISAAQDHIYRNDILGELNYETVAQEYSPSEHSMGGSAIAGTLRTFSGSTHNHLNELDPSLPREVTASESKMLTHANAQRTGESKEIRGPEQSPLETSGLQIEFSKEMQVSNFISLLSAQQPGSQGAKAEEEHSEIYSASTCIDPRDADLSALMPRWASDLTVTPANEKPVPKGTPFDTQYDLETDYDSDEGSLFTLSSEGSEVIRDMTEEEQHGEESSGATKPLQVENPGMHKDSVMLVESLQDNITFQNILGKYETREDNFENSLISGSDSGLRKTSLESASNINISEDPLTWPRSLGNSPSRAEIPDMSAYDYDIALQETPEWHCSLRDLEFSNMDILPQTPPHSAEDPSDTVERACHEKDLDTCRYEPFVQGIDTAQKDFALKISTGENLKLSQQDSQGGDQDSNQMDTDANKGLYVHLRTQNPENS; from the exons ATGAAAAACTTCTATTTCAGAGTTATTACCATAGTTATAGGTGTTTTCTTTACTGGAACAAGAGAAAATCCATCAAGAAAAAGCAGTATTTTATTCAATTCAGAGTACCAAAGTAATAAATATCTCCTAACAAATTGTTCTACTGGAAAGCATGAGCTACCCATGGACTCATCACAGACAGCAGCCACAGTGAACGTAAGCTTCAGTTTCTTTAGAGTTCTCTTACAGTCTCACATGataaaagaagaatggaaaataaaacatctgGACCTCCCTGATTCTCTCATATGGAAAATGACCTTGAGCCCTCTCACACATTTACATGCTTTGGAAATACTCAACCTGAGCAACAGTGCCATCCACTCCATCTCGTTGGATCTATCCAGTCCTCACTCCTCACCAAAAAAACACCAGAGAAGCAGCTTCCAAAATGAACTTCTCTTTCCAAAGGTGCtaattcttcaaagaaataaactCACTGACACTCCCAAGG GACTATGGAAACTGAAGTCATTGCAGAGTTTGGATCTGTCATTCAATGGGATATTGCAGATTGGGCTGTCTGATTTTCATAACTGCCTGCAACTGGAGaacctttatttaaaaagcaacaaaatattcaaaattcaccCAGAAGCTTTCAAGGACCTCAAAAAATTACAG GTTGTAGACCTCAGCAACAATGCTCTGACCACTGTCCTACCAATGATGATCATTGCTCTAGAATTTCCCCATCTGGAGGTTGACTTGACAGATAATCAATGGCAGTGTGATGATAGAGTGACATTCTTCCAAAGTTTCATTTCTGAATCCTGGAGGAGAAAGTGGAATATACTTTGCAATAAGTCTGTAG GGAATGAGAAAGCACATTTGGAGATTCCCAAAAGCAGAATTTCCAGGGAAATTCACATTCCTCCCATTGATCTGAACCACATGAAAAGCCTCATAAGGAACAAAGCAGCGAGGCCCCAGGGAGGAGCGTCTGTGCGCTTTTCCACTCTGAGGAAGGAGGCCCACACCGGCTCTGATCTCAGGGAGATTCAGGGACAGCTGCCAAGAGTGGGCAGAAATGCCAGGGATGTTCAAGCTTCTGGCAGAAAGGAGGACGCTTCCCAGGACCTCATCCTGGCCATCTGCCTGTCTGTGTTCATCACGTTCTTTGTGGCTTTCTGCCTGGGGGCTTTTACAAGACCTTATGTTGACAGACTGTGGCAACAAAGATGCTGGCACAAAAGCCCCGGTTCAGATAATGCCTATTCAAATGAGGGCTTCTATGATGAAATCGAAGCTGCAGGGAGCACACAGCATCCAAGGACCGATCTGCACCAAGCTTTGCATGTTCCAAAACTCTGTGAGAACCAGCACTTTTTTTTGGTGACAGAGCCAAGTCCACGTGCCACTGTCATTCCTGACAGAACTCTGGGAAGCAGCAGAAAGGAACCTGGCAGTCTGCAGAGCACAGAACAATGCAGGGCCAACACTGGGGCAGCAAGTAGAAATGATAACATGTTTCCAAACAGCAGTGCAACCCATTTCACTCTGTGCAGACATCCAAACGCTCATAATGATGAACTAATTTCAGCAGCACAGGACCACATCTATAGGAATGATATTCTCGGGGAATTAAATTATGAAACTGTGGCCCAGGAATATTCTCCCAGTGAGCATTCAATGGGTGGCTCTGCCATAGCTGGCACATTAAGGACTTTCTCTGGCTCAACCCATAATCATTTGAATGAATTAGACCCATCACTCCCCAGAGAAGTGACAGCTTCTGAATCCAAAATGCTAACACATGCAAATGCACAGAGGACTGGAGAGAGTAAGGAAATAAGGGGCCCTGAACAGTCACCTTTGGAAACTTCGGGTTTGCAAATAGAATTTTCTAAGGAAATGCAAGTGAGCAATTTCATCAGCTTGCTGAGtgcacagcagccagggagccAGGGGGCCAAAGCTGAGGAAGAGCATTCAGAAATCTACAGTGCAAGCACTTGTATCGACCCAAGAGATGCAGACCTGTCAGCCCTCATGCCAAGATGGGCTAGTGACCTCACTGTCACTCCTGCTAATGAGAAGCCAGTGCCCAAAGGTACACCATTTGACACTCAGTATGACTTGGAGACTGACTACGATTCCGACGAAGGATCTTTGTTCACCCTCAGTTCAGAGGGTTCAGAGGTGATAAGGGACATGACTGAAGAAGAGCAGCACGGTGAGGAGAGCAGTGGGGCCACCAAGCCCCTGCAAGTTGAGAATCCAGGGATGCACAAGGACAGTGTGATGTTAGTGGAAAGTCTTCAGGACAACATCACCTTCCAAAATATTCTGGGGAAATATGAAACTCGGgaagataattttgaaaattctctcATTTCTGGATCAGACTCTGGTTTGCGCAAGACTTCTTTGGAAAGTGCCTCTAACATCAACATATCTGAGGATCCATTAACCTGGCCCAGATCCCTGGGTAACAGTCCTTCAAGAGCTGAGATTCCGGACATGTCCGCTTATGATTATGACATAGCTCTGCAGGAGACCCCAGAATGGCATTGCTCACTTAGAGACCTAGAATTTTCAAACATGGACATTTTACCACAAACACCTCCACATTCTGCTGAAGATCCCTCAGATACTGTTGAGAGAGCCTGCCATGAAAAAGATCTAGACACTTGTAGATATGAGCCTTTCGTTCAAGGAATAGACACAGCTCAAAAAGATTTTGCTCTCAAGATTTCTACAGGGGAAAACTTAAAACTCTCACAACAAGATTCCCAAGGGGGAGACCAGGATTCCAACCAAATGGACACTGATGCAAATAAGGGGCTTTATGTCCATTTGAGGACACAAAATCCAGAAAATTCATAA
- the Sgcb gene encoding beta-sarcoglycan has product MAAAATAAGAEQPSSNGPVKKSMREKAVERRNVNKEHNSNFKAGYIPIDEDRLHKTGLRGRKGNLAICVIILLFILAVINLIITLVIWAVIRIGPNGCDSMEFHESGLLRFKQVSDMGVIHPLYKSTVGGRRNENLVITGNNQPIVFQQGTTKLSVEKNKTSITSDIGMQFFDPRTQHILFSTDYETHEFHLPSGVKSLNVQKASTERITSNATSDLNIKVDGKAIVRGNEGVFIMGKTIEFHMGGNMELKAENSIILNGTVMVSTSRLPSSSSGDQLGGGDWVRYKLCMCADGTLFKVQVTVQNMGCQISDNPCGNTH; this is encoded by the exons ccAAGTTCCAATGGTCCTGTAAAGAAGTCCATGCGTGAGAAGGCTGTGGAGAGAAGGAATGTTAATAAAGAACACAATAGTAACTTTAAAGCAGGATATATTCCAATTGATGAAGATCGGCTCCATAAAACAGGATTGAGAGGGAGAAAGGGCAATTTAGCCATCTGTGTGATTATCCTCTTGTTTATTCTGGCTGTCATCAATTTAATT ATAACCCTTGTTATTTGGGCTGTGATTCGCATTGGACCAAATGGCTGTGACAGCATGGAATTTCATGAAAGTGGTCTGCTTCGATTTAAGCAAGTATCTGACATGGGAGTTATACATCCTCTTTATAAGAGCACAGTTGGAGGAAGGCGAAATGAAAATTTGGTCATCACTGGCAACAACCAACCT ATTGTTTTTCAGCAAGGGACAACAAAGCTCAGTGTAGAAAAGAACAAAACTTCTATTACAAGTGACATTGGTATGCAGTTTTTTGACCCGAGGACTCAACATATCTTATTCAGCACAGACTATGAAACCCATGAGTTTCATTTGCCAAGTGGAGTGAAAAGTCTGAATGTTCAAAAAGCATCTACTGAAAGG attacCAGCAATGCCACCagtgatttaaatataaaagttgaTGGAAAGGCTATTGTGCGTGGAAATGAAGGAGTATTCATTATGGGAAAAACCATTGAATTTCACATGGGTGGTAATATGGAGTTAAAGGCT GAAAacagcatcatcctaaatggaacTGTGATGGTCAGCACAAGTCGATTACCCAGTTCTTCCAGTGGGGACCAGCTGGGTGGTGGCGACTGGGTGCGCTACAAGCTCTGCATGTGTGCTGATGGGACTCTCTTCAAAGTACAAGTAACTGTACAGAACATGGGCTGCCAAATCTCAGACAACCCTTGCGGGAACACGCATTAG